The proteins below come from a single Larimichthys crocea isolate SSNF chromosome XIV, L_crocea_2.0, whole genome shotgun sequence genomic window:
- the per1b gene encoding period circadian protein homolog 1b isoform X1: protein MSYDNPKSTPSSSTRGRVARAGEKDNDQEAESEGLNSPKTSGGQQGANVGAQQQRSGSGGGSSPSGGSGSGSSSGDRRGPNSDDMDGLSSGNDSGERESEGGMERENRSHGRQSTHSSHSSSNGKDSGMMLETTESNKSSNSQSLSPPSGSLAYSLLSTSSEHDPPSTSGCSSDQSARVQTQKELMKAIKELKLRLPTERKAKGHSSTLNALKYALQCVKQVRANKEYYHQWSVEECHGCSLDLSAFTIEELDNITSEYTLKNTDTFSMAVSFLSGRVVYVSPQGSSVLRCKPECLQGTVFSELLAPQDVSTFYSGTAPCRLPPWASCIGSASPPVDCTQEKSMFCRISADRTQGGEMRYYPFRLTPYQLTITDSDAAEPQPCCLLIAERVHSGYEAPRIPPDKRIFTTSHTPSCLFQEVDERAVPLLGYLPQDLVGTPTLLYIHPEDRPMMVAIHEKIFQFAGQPFEYSPLRMCARNGEYLTIDTSWSSFVNPWSRKVAFIVGRHKVRTSPLNEDVFTMPPGCKSRVTTPDVVQLSEQIHRVLVQPVHSGGSQGYSSLGSSGSRGSRRSHQQHLSASATSSSDSNGPAMDKAAAAVALHKPMTFQQICKDVHMVKTNGQQMFIESRNRPPPRKNTSTGPTNIRAVTSDPIRGLIADLTKPPKALVPAPLVQKEAPTGYSYQQINCLDSIIRYLDSCNIPNTVKRKCGSSSCTSTSDDDKQEASGNNKGGSVSLVGEPPSLPPLTMAAKAESVASVTSQCSFSSTIVHVGDKKPPESDIVMEEAPTTPTLAPPTTTLTRPTSGLTPPATTAVTPPPLPPPPPPPLPQAAQPERDSRRSGGGGGRMGLTKEVLSAHTQQEEQAFLDRFKDLSKLRVFDQTAQTTLRCQTPAANPLSRGVRCSRDYPAAGSSNGHRRGRGGKRLKHQESSDQHSSLGLNRSRHDPRSSAPPMPLNMPLGPPTNSSSWPSVGSQASIPAAPFAPGMLPIYPVYPPLAQPFPQQVPDPSRFPPTQMVPPMMALVLPNYMFPQMGAPIPQPAPTPGHFYNPNFTYPVTNPAAIPTMVSNPLPIPGTCAPSRSSTPQSYSQTPADREGAESPLFQSRCSSPLNLLQLEESPSNRLEVATALAASQQATPTAQGGAAGGQSSANQENSDDTSKENENGETNESNQDAMSTSSDLLDLLLQEDSRSGTGSAASGSGSSGTRSSGSGSGSNGCSSSGTSGTSSSQGSHTSKYFGSIDSSENDHLRKQPAGGSSSARGDGEEQFIKCVLQDPIWLLMANTDDKVMMTYQLPVRDMETVLRQDSEALRSMQKHQPRFTEDQKRELSQVHPWIRTGRLPRAINISGCTGCKSPPFVPPTAPFDVEIHEMELCNVLKGQEEGADKGKKNLLETAMDEAHPEDEDEEEEVEEKGAKTEDGNQDMPAAEEEEEGATSEAVREKSHMTH from the exons ATGAGTTATGACAACCCTAAATCAAcgcccagcagcagcactcgGGGGCGAGTGGCGAGGGCCGGCGAGAAAGACAATGACCAGGAAGCAGAGTCCGAAGGGTTAAACTCTCCAAAAACCAGCGGCGGTCAGCAAGGTGCCAATGTCGGCGCTCAGCAGCAACGGAGCGGATCTGGAGGCGGCTCGTCTCCGAGCGGAGGGTCGGGATCCGGAAGTTCGTCCGGAGACCGAAGGGGGCCCAACTCGGACGACATGGACGGACTGTCCAGCGGGAACGACTCGGGCGAGAGGGAGAGCGAAGGCGGCATGGAGAGGGAGAACAGGTCACATGGGCGCCAGTCCACGCACAGCTCCCACAGCTCGTCCAACGGCAAGGACTCGGGCATGATGCTGGAAACCACAGAGAGCAACAAGAG CTCCAACTCCCAGAGCCTCTCCCCTCCCAGCGGCTCCCTGGCCTACAGCCTGCTGTCTACAAGCTCGGAGCACGACCCCCCCTCCACGTCTGGCTGCAGCAGCGACCAGTCGGCGAGGGTCCAGACCCAGAAAGAGCTCATGAAGGCCATCAAGGAGCTGAAGCTGCGTCTACCGACTGAGCGCAAGGCCAAGGGTCACTCCAGCACGTTGAATGCACTCAAATACGCACTTCAATGTGTCAAACAAGTCCGAG CCAACAAGGAGTATTACCATCAGTGGAGTGTAGAGGAGTGTCACGGCTGCAGTCTGGACTTGTCCGCCTTCACGATTGAAGAGCTCGACAACATCACGTCAGAATACACcctgaaaaacaca GACACGTTCTCCATGGCCGTGTCGTTCCTGTCAGGCAGGGTCGTGTACGTATCACCCCAAGGTTCGTCCGTGCTCCGCTGTAAGCCCGAGTGTCTCCAGGGGACCGTGTTTTCCGAGCTCTTGGCCCCGCAGGACGTCAGCACCTTCTACAGCGGCACGGCACCCTGCCGCCTGCCACCCTGGGCATCCTGCATCGGATCTG CTTCTCCTCCAGTCGACTGCACTCAAGAGAAGTCCATGTTCTGTCGAATCAGTGCCGACCGGACGCAGGGCGGCGAGATGCGCTACTACCCCTTCCGCCTCACGCCCTACCAGCTCACCATCACAGACTCGGACGCCGCCGAGCCTCAACCCTGCTGCCTGCTCATCGCGGAGAGGGTCCACTCTGGATACGAAG CTCCTCGCATCCCTCCAGACAAGAGGATCTTCACCACCAGTCACACGCCCAGCTGCCTCTTCCAGGAAGTAGACGAGAG GGCAGTGCCATTGTTAGGCTACCTGCCTCAGGACTTGGTGGGAACCCCCACCCTGCTCTACATCCACCCTGAAGACAGGCCCATGATGGTGGCTATACATGAGAAGA TCTTTCAGTTTGCAGGGCAGCCGTTTGAATATTCACCCCTGAGGATGTGCGCACGCAACGGGGAATATCTGACCATCGACACCAGCTGGTCTTCTTTCGTCAACCCCTGGAGCCGGAAGGTGGCATTCATCGTCGGGCGCCACAAAGTCAGAAC GAGCCCTCTAAACGAGGATGTGTTCACGATGCCGCCGGGCTGCAAGAGTCGGGTCACCACGCCCGACGTTGTCCAGCTGAGCGAACAGATCCACCGGGTCCTGGTGCAGCCGGTGCACAGCGGCGGCTCTCAGGGCTACAGCTCGCTCGGGTCCAGCGGCTCGCGGGGCTCACGCCGTTCGCACCAACAGCACCTCAGTGCCTCCGCCACCTCGTCAAGCGACAGCAATGGCCCTGCGATGGACAAGGCCGCCGCTGCGGTCGCTTTGCACAAACCG ATGACGTTCCAGCAGATCTGCAAAGACGTTCACATGGTCAAAACTAACggacagcagatgtttatcgAATCCCGTAACCGGCCACCGcccagaaaaaacacaagcacag GCCCAACAAACATCAGAGCCGTCACCAGTGACCCAATCAGAGGTTTGATAGCTGACCTGACGAAACCACCCAAAGCTTTGGTCCCAGCACCGCTCGTACAGAAGGAGGCGCCTACTGGCTACTCCTACCAGCAGATCAACTGTCTGGACAGCAtcataag GTACTTGGACAGCTGTAACATTCCTAACACGGTCAAAAGGAAGTGCGGCTCCTCCTCTTGCACCTCCACGTCCGATGACGACAAACAGGAGGCCAGTGGCAACAACAAAG GTGGTTCAGTTAGCCTCGTAGGTGAACCACCTTCTCTGCCCCCCCTGACCATGGCCGCAAAGGCAGAGAGTGTAGCCTCAGTCACGTCCCAGTGTAGCTTCAGCAGCACCATCGTGCATGTGGGAGACAAGAAGCCTCCTGAGTCAG ACATCGTCATGGAGGAGGCTCCTACAACTCCCACCCTCGCTCCCCCTACAACGACTCTAACTCGTCCCACCAGCGGGCTGACGCCACCCGCTACCACAGCCGTCACCCCTCCGCCGCTACCTCCCCCTCCGCCGCCTCCTCTCCCTCAAGCAGCTCAGCCAGAGAGGGACAGCAGgagaagtggaggtggaggaggccgGATGGGTCTGACAAAGGAGGTGCTCTCCGCCCACAcccagcaggaggagcaggcgTTCCTCGACCGCTTCAAGGACCTCAGCAAGCTGCGGGTTTTCGATCAGACGGCGCAGACGACCCTGCGATGCCAGACCCCAGCTGCCAACCCTCTGTCACGAG GAGTGCGTTGTTCTCGGGATTACCCAGCCGCAGGAAGCAGCAACGGTCACAGACGTGGTCGTGGCGGTAAGAGACTGAAGCACCAGGAGTCGTCCGACCAGCACAGCTCTCTGGGCCTGAACAGGAGCCGCCATGACCCCAGAAGCAGTGCACCACCCATGCCTCTCAACATGCCTCTTGGCCCACCAACAAACTCCTCCTCCTGGCCGTCCGTAGGCTCCCAGGCCAGCATTCCCGCCGCCCCGTTCGCTCCTGGCATGCTTCCGATCTACCCAGTTTACCCGCCGCTCGCACAGCCTTTCCCCCAGCAGGTCCCGGATCCGTCACGTTTCCCCCCGACCCAGATGGTACCACCCATGATGGCCCTCGTTCTGCCCAattacatgtttccacagatgGGGGCGCCTATCCCTCAACCCGCCCCCACCCCCGGACACTTTTACAACCCGAACTTCACGTACCCCGTCACCAACCCGGCCGCTATCCCCACTATGGTTTCCAACCCCTTACCCATTCCAGGCACCTGCGCCCCGTCTCGTAGCAGCACCCCACAGTCCTACAGTCAGACACCAGCTGACCGCGAGGGCGCAGAGTCCCCCCTCTTTCAGTCCCGATGCTCCTCACCGCTCAACCTGTTGCAACTGGAGGAATCACCAAGCAACCGGTTAGAGGTTGCCACGGCGCTGGCGGCATCACAGCAAGCCACGCCTACCGCGCAGGGCGGCGCGGCAGGCGGACAgagctcagccaatcaggagaaCTCCGATGATACCTCCAAGGAGAATGAGAAC GGTGAAACTAACGAGTCCAACCAAGATGCCATGTCGACCTCCAGCGACCTGCTggatctgctgctgcaggaagacTCCCGCTCAGGCACTGGCTCAGCTGCTTCTGGTTCAGGATCCTCAGGGACGAGGTCCTCTGGTTCAGGCTCTGGCTCCAACGGCTGCAGCTCCTCTGGCACCAGTGGCACTA GCAGCAGCCAGGGCAGCCACACCAGCAAGTACTTCGGCAGCATCGACTCATCGGAGAACGACCATTTACGCAAAcagccagcaggtggcagcagcagcgccCGAGGAGACGGCGAGGAGCAGTTCATCAAGTGCGTCCTGCAGGACCCAATCTGGCTGCTGATGGCCAACACTGATGACAAGGTCATGATGACCTATCAGCTGCCTGTCAG GGACATGGAGACTGTGCTGCGACAGGACAGTGAGGCCCTGAGGAGCATGCAGAAACACCAGCCGCGCTTCACCGAGGATcagaagagggagctgagccaggTTCACCCCTGGATACGCACAGGACGCCTGCCCCGAGCCATCAACATCTCT GGATGTACCGGCTGCAAGTCTCCTCCCTTCGTGCCTCCCACAGCTCCGTTCGACGTGGAGATCCACGAGATGGAACTGTGCAACGTGTTGAAAGGGCAGGAGGAGGGCGCCGACAAGGGGAAGAAAAACCTTTTGGAGACAGCCATGGATGAAGCTCATCCAGAGGATGAggacgaagaagaggaggttgaaGAGAAAGGAGCCAAAACAGAAGACGGCAACCAAGACATGCCggcagcggaggaggaggaggagggagcgacCTCAGAAGCTGTGAGAGAAAAGTCTCACATGACTCACTAA
- the per1b gene encoding period circadian protein homolog 1b isoform X2, with protein MSYDNPKSTPSSSTRGRVARAGEKDNDQEAESEGLNSPKTSGGQQGANVGAQQQRSGSGGGSSPSGGSGSGSSSGDRRGPNSDDMDGLSSGNDSGERESEGGMERENRSHGRQSTHSSHSSSNGKDSGMMLETTESNKSSNSQSLSPPSGSLAYSLLSTSSEHDPPSTSGCSSDQSARVQTQKELMKAIKELKLRLPTERKAKGHSSTLNALKYALQCVKQVRANKEYYHQWSVEECHGCSLDLSAFTIEELDNITSEYTLKNTDTFSMAVSFLSGRVVYVSPQGSSVLRCKPECLQGTVFSELLAPQDVSTFYSGTAPCRLPPWASCIGSASPPVDCTQEKSMFCRISADRTQGGEMRYYPFRLTPYQLTITDSDAAEPQPCCLLIAERVHSGYEAPRIPPDKRIFTTSHTPSCLFQEVDERAVPLLGYLPQDLVGTPTLLYIHPEDRPMMVAIHEKIFQFAGQPFEYSPLRMCARNGEYLTIDTSWSSFVNPWSRKVAFIVGRHKVRTSPLNEDVFTMPPGCKSRVTTPDVVQLSEQIHRVLVQPVHSGGSQGYSSLGSSGSRGSRRSHQQHLSASATSSSDSNGPAMDKAAAAVALHKPMTFQQICKDVHMVKTNGQQMFIESRNRPPPRKNTSTGPTNIRAVTSDPIRGLIADLTKPPKALVPAPLVQKEAPTGYSYQQINCLDSIIRYLDSCNIPNTVKRKCGSSSCTSTSDDDKQEASGNNKDIVMEEAPTTPTLAPPTTTLTRPTSGLTPPATTAVTPPPLPPPPPPPLPQAAQPERDSRRSGGGGGRMGLTKEVLSAHTQQEEQAFLDRFKDLSKLRVFDQTAQTTLRCQTPAANPLSRGVRCSRDYPAAGSSNGHRRGRGGKRLKHQESSDQHSSLGLNRSRHDPRSSAPPMPLNMPLGPPTNSSSWPSVGSQASIPAAPFAPGMLPIYPVYPPLAQPFPQQVPDPSRFPPTQMVPPMMALVLPNYMFPQMGAPIPQPAPTPGHFYNPNFTYPVTNPAAIPTMVSNPLPIPGTCAPSRSSTPQSYSQTPADREGAESPLFQSRCSSPLNLLQLEESPSNRLEVATALAASQQATPTAQGGAAGGQSSANQENSDDTSKENENGETNESNQDAMSTSSDLLDLLLQEDSRSGTGSAASGSGSSGTRSSGSGSGSNGCSSSGTSGTSSSQGSHTSKYFGSIDSSENDHLRKQPAGGSSSARGDGEEQFIKCVLQDPIWLLMANTDDKVMMTYQLPVRDMETVLRQDSEALRSMQKHQPRFTEDQKRELSQVHPWIRTGRLPRAINISGCTGCKSPPFVPPTAPFDVEIHEMELCNVLKGQEEGADKGKKNLLETAMDEAHPEDEDEEEEVEEKGAKTEDGNQDMPAAEEEEEGATSEAVREKSHMTH; from the exons ATGAGTTATGACAACCCTAAATCAAcgcccagcagcagcactcgGGGGCGAGTGGCGAGGGCCGGCGAGAAAGACAATGACCAGGAAGCAGAGTCCGAAGGGTTAAACTCTCCAAAAACCAGCGGCGGTCAGCAAGGTGCCAATGTCGGCGCTCAGCAGCAACGGAGCGGATCTGGAGGCGGCTCGTCTCCGAGCGGAGGGTCGGGATCCGGAAGTTCGTCCGGAGACCGAAGGGGGCCCAACTCGGACGACATGGACGGACTGTCCAGCGGGAACGACTCGGGCGAGAGGGAGAGCGAAGGCGGCATGGAGAGGGAGAACAGGTCACATGGGCGCCAGTCCACGCACAGCTCCCACAGCTCGTCCAACGGCAAGGACTCGGGCATGATGCTGGAAACCACAGAGAGCAACAAGAG CTCCAACTCCCAGAGCCTCTCCCCTCCCAGCGGCTCCCTGGCCTACAGCCTGCTGTCTACAAGCTCGGAGCACGACCCCCCCTCCACGTCTGGCTGCAGCAGCGACCAGTCGGCGAGGGTCCAGACCCAGAAAGAGCTCATGAAGGCCATCAAGGAGCTGAAGCTGCGTCTACCGACTGAGCGCAAGGCCAAGGGTCACTCCAGCACGTTGAATGCACTCAAATACGCACTTCAATGTGTCAAACAAGTCCGAG CCAACAAGGAGTATTACCATCAGTGGAGTGTAGAGGAGTGTCACGGCTGCAGTCTGGACTTGTCCGCCTTCACGATTGAAGAGCTCGACAACATCACGTCAGAATACACcctgaaaaacaca GACACGTTCTCCATGGCCGTGTCGTTCCTGTCAGGCAGGGTCGTGTACGTATCACCCCAAGGTTCGTCCGTGCTCCGCTGTAAGCCCGAGTGTCTCCAGGGGACCGTGTTTTCCGAGCTCTTGGCCCCGCAGGACGTCAGCACCTTCTACAGCGGCACGGCACCCTGCCGCCTGCCACCCTGGGCATCCTGCATCGGATCTG CTTCTCCTCCAGTCGACTGCACTCAAGAGAAGTCCATGTTCTGTCGAATCAGTGCCGACCGGACGCAGGGCGGCGAGATGCGCTACTACCCCTTCCGCCTCACGCCCTACCAGCTCACCATCACAGACTCGGACGCCGCCGAGCCTCAACCCTGCTGCCTGCTCATCGCGGAGAGGGTCCACTCTGGATACGAAG CTCCTCGCATCCCTCCAGACAAGAGGATCTTCACCACCAGTCACACGCCCAGCTGCCTCTTCCAGGAAGTAGACGAGAG GGCAGTGCCATTGTTAGGCTACCTGCCTCAGGACTTGGTGGGAACCCCCACCCTGCTCTACATCCACCCTGAAGACAGGCCCATGATGGTGGCTATACATGAGAAGA TCTTTCAGTTTGCAGGGCAGCCGTTTGAATATTCACCCCTGAGGATGTGCGCACGCAACGGGGAATATCTGACCATCGACACCAGCTGGTCTTCTTTCGTCAACCCCTGGAGCCGGAAGGTGGCATTCATCGTCGGGCGCCACAAAGTCAGAAC GAGCCCTCTAAACGAGGATGTGTTCACGATGCCGCCGGGCTGCAAGAGTCGGGTCACCACGCCCGACGTTGTCCAGCTGAGCGAACAGATCCACCGGGTCCTGGTGCAGCCGGTGCACAGCGGCGGCTCTCAGGGCTACAGCTCGCTCGGGTCCAGCGGCTCGCGGGGCTCACGCCGTTCGCACCAACAGCACCTCAGTGCCTCCGCCACCTCGTCAAGCGACAGCAATGGCCCTGCGATGGACAAGGCCGCCGCTGCGGTCGCTTTGCACAAACCG ATGACGTTCCAGCAGATCTGCAAAGACGTTCACATGGTCAAAACTAACggacagcagatgtttatcgAATCCCGTAACCGGCCACCGcccagaaaaaacacaagcacag GCCCAACAAACATCAGAGCCGTCACCAGTGACCCAATCAGAGGTTTGATAGCTGACCTGACGAAACCACCCAAAGCTTTGGTCCCAGCACCGCTCGTACAGAAGGAGGCGCCTACTGGCTACTCCTACCAGCAGATCAACTGTCTGGACAGCAtcataag GTACTTGGACAGCTGTAACATTCCTAACACGGTCAAAAGGAAGTGCGGCTCCTCCTCTTGCACCTCCACGTCCGATGACGACAAACAGGAGGCCAGTGGCAACAACAAAG ACATCGTCATGGAGGAGGCTCCTACAACTCCCACCCTCGCTCCCCCTACAACGACTCTAACTCGTCCCACCAGCGGGCTGACGCCACCCGCTACCACAGCCGTCACCCCTCCGCCGCTACCTCCCCCTCCGCCGCCTCCTCTCCCTCAAGCAGCTCAGCCAGAGAGGGACAGCAGgagaagtggaggtggaggaggccgGATGGGTCTGACAAAGGAGGTGCTCTCCGCCCACAcccagcaggaggagcaggcgTTCCTCGACCGCTTCAAGGACCTCAGCAAGCTGCGGGTTTTCGATCAGACGGCGCAGACGACCCTGCGATGCCAGACCCCAGCTGCCAACCCTCTGTCACGAG GAGTGCGTTGTTCTCGGGATTACCCAGCCGCAGGAAGCAGCAACGGTCACAGACGTGGTCGTGGCGGTAAGAGACTGAAGCACCAGGAGTCGTCCGACCAGCACAGCTCTCTGGGCCTGAACAGGAGCCGCCATGACCCCAGAAGCAGTGCACCACCCATGCCTCTCAACATGCCTCTTGGCCCACCAACAAACTCCTCCTCCTGGCCGTCCGTAGGCTCCCAGGCCAGCATTCCCGCCGCCCCGTTCGCTCCTGGCATGCTTCCGATCTACCCAGTTTACCCGCCGCTCGCACAGCCTTTCCCCCAGCAGGTCCCGGATCCGTCACGTTTCCCCCCGACCCAGATGGTACCACCCATGATGGCCCTCGTTCTGCCCAattacatgtttccacagatgGGGGCGCCTATCCCTCAACCCGCCCCCACCCCCGGACACTTTTACAACCCGAACTTCACGTACCCCGTCACCAACCCGGCCGCTATCCCCACTATGGTTTCCAACCCCTTACCCATTCCAGGCACCTGCGCCCCGTCTCGTAGCAGCACCCCACAGTCCTACAGTCAGACACCAGCTGACCGCGAGGGCGCAGAGTCCCCCCTCTTTCAGTCCCGATGCTCCTCACCGCTCAACCTGTTGCAACTGGAGGAATCACCAAGCAACCGGTTAGAGGTTGCCACGGCGCTGGCGGCATCACAGCAAGCCACGCCTACCGCGCAGGGCGGCGCGGCAGGCGGACAgagctcagccaatcaggagaaCTCCGATGATACCTCCAAGGAGAATGAGAAC GGTGAAACTAACGAGTCCAACCAAGATGCCATGTCGACCTCCAGCGACCTGCTggatctgctgctgcaggaagacTCCCGCTCAGGCACTGGCTCAGCTGCTTCTGGTTCAGGATCCTCAGGGACGAGGTCCTCTGGTTCAGGCTCTGGCTCCAACGGCTGCAGCTCCTCTGGCACCAGTGGCACTA GCAGCAGCCAGGGCAGCCACACCAGCAAGTACTTCGGCAGCATCGACTCATCGGAGAACGACCATTTACGCAAAcagccagcaggtggcagcagcagcgccCGAGGAGACGGCGAGGAGCAGTTCATCAAGTGCGTCCTGCAGGACCCAATCTGGCTGCTGATGGCCAACACTGATGACAAGGTCATGATGACCTATCAGCTGCCTGTCAG GGACATGGAGACTGTGCTGCGACAGGACAGTGAGGCCCTGAGGAGCATGCAGAAACACCAGCCGCGCTTCACCGAGGATcagaagagggagctgagccaggTTCACCCCTGGATACGCACAGGACGCCTGCCCCGAGCCATCAACATCTCT GGATGTACCGGCTGCAAGTCTCCTCCCTTCGTGCCTCCCACAGCTCCGTTCGACGTGGAGATCCACGAGATGGAACTGTGCAACGTGTTGAAAGGGCAGGAGGAGGGCGCCGACAAGGGGAAGAAAAACCTTTTGGAGACAGCCATGGATGAAGCTCATCCAGAGGATGAggacgaagaagaggaggttgaaGAGAAAGGAGCCAAAACAGAAGACGGCAACCAAGACATGCCggcagcggaggaggaggaggagggagcgacCTCAGAAGCTGTGAGAGAAAAGTCTCACATGACTCACTAA